From Pirellulales bacterium:
AAGCGGTTAGCACGCTGTAACGTCCGCTGGCGTGTGAGCCACTAGGGCTTATAGAACGCCGCCTGTCATCGACAGGCATTGTCACGCCCACCGCGCGCTTGCCGCGCCGACCATCCAAGGATGAAAACCATGCGCAGAGTCTTTAATTGGAAATGGACCTTACCTCTCGTCGCCGCGCTGATCTCAACGACTTCGGCGCGGGCCGGCGAAGAACGGCGACACGACGAAGCCCCGCCTTCTCGCCGGCACGGACATGGCGACGAACCGTCGCCTGGGCTCTCACATCACCAGCATCAGCACAGCGGCCATGCTCACCATCGGACGGCCACTCACGACGGGCGGCATTACGCCGGCCACCACGCGCATCATGGGTCCCGACCATCGGCCGTACATCACGGCCATTGCCTAGAGCATCATGCCCATCACGCGCACCACGCATCTCACCACGACGCTGGGCCGCCGCATCATCACGCTGGTCCGCCGCAGCACGCGGGACCGCACGGCGACGGGCAGCACGCCCACGCGGTATCGGAACACCACCGTGGACCGTCGCACCACGCCCACCATCATGCCACTTGGCGACAACACGCCGGGACGCACCACCACGCGGGCTACGAGCGCGGCGGGCCGCACGCGGGCCAGCACCATTCACGTGCGAGCGGCCATACGTCTGGGGCGGCATCGCACCACGGCGGGCACGCGGGAGAGGCAAGTCCGCGGCACCATCGGCATTGGCGCCATCAGCCGGAAGACGGGGGCGAGCGGCCGTAGCGTCGGTGTCAATCCGCGAATCCGGCCGTTGCCAAACGCTCGTCCAGCAACGCCGGCAGCGGCGAGCGGCACGCGCCGGTACGGCCGTAAAGCTTCGCCGAACCCGTTCCCATTTCACACTAACCCGAAGCGCAAGCGAGGTTTTGCCGCCTTTTCCATGTTGCTCGCTAGCGCTTCGGGTTGGTGTACGGCACCTGCATACCGGCTTCGGCGAAGCTTTAGGGCCGGGCAGTCGCTGCGTTTCTGGCGCCAAACCCAGGTGCCTTACCCGGCATCTTGACGCCTGCCGCTCGCCCGTCTCAAACCCCCTTCCACAAATCCGGCGGGGGCCTATAATACGTGATTCTTTGAAGTCGCCAACCTTTGCCCGGACGGATTTCAGATGCCCAAGCAAAAGACCCACAAGGCCACCAAGAAGCGGTTTCGCCTCTCGGCGAACGGTAAAGCCATGCACCGCCATGCGGGCACCAGCCACTTGGCGGCCGGCATGTCGAAAAAACGCCGCCGCAATTTGCGCGGCACCACCGCCGCCGCCGAGGTCGAGTCGAAGCGGGTGCAGACCCTGCTCGGCAAGTACAGTTATTAACCGCGGCGCAAGACCAGCAAAAAAGGACAGACTGCCATGAGAAGCATGAAGGGCGCGGCCCGCACACAGGCCAAGAAGCGGTTGTTCCGCAAGGTGAAGGGCTACGTCGGTGGCCGCGGCCGACTCTATCGAACGGCCAAGGAGACGTTGGCCCGCGCCGGCGCCTATGCCACCCGCGACCGTCGCGCTCGCAAGCGCGATTTCCGCCGCTTGTGGATCATCCGCCTGAACGCGGCCGTCCGCGAGCGGGGTCTGCGCTACAGCGAGTTTATCAACGGCCTCAACAAGTCGGGGATGGAACTCGATCGAAAGATGCTTTCGGAGATGGCCATCGCCGATCCGGCCGGTTTCGACGTGGTGGTGGCCCAGGTGCGGCAGGCACTCGCCGTAGGCTAACGGCGGCTGTCTCCGGTTTGTTTCGGACGATATACTGGAGATAGCATTTTCCAGGCTCGGCCAATCGGTTGATCGATGTTGGAACCGTCACGACAGACTGCCCACCGCTGCTGTATTCTGGTGTCGCCGGAAGACGGTGGCTATTGTGTTCGCGCCGCCGATCTGGCGGGTGTCGTTAGCGAAGGCGATACCGTCGAGGAAGCCGTGCAAAACATCAAAGAGGCTTACGCCGGAGCGATCGAGAGCTACCTCGAACACGGCGATGCAATCCCGTGGCTAGTTCCTCCCCGAGAACCGGAGGAACAGGAGCAGTGCCTGTGGATCGATCTCGATGTCTGAGTTACCGCGGGTAACCGGCGCCGAGGCGTGCCGGGCGTTTGCGAAGTTCGGTTTTGCCTTGGACCGAATCAGCTCGTCGCACCACATCTTCAGGAAGCCCGGTTTCCCGAACGTCCTCTCCGTCCCGATCCACGGCAACAAGGCTCTAAAGAAGGGTACGCTCCGTTCGCTTATCCGCGATGCGGAGATTTCGGTCGAACAATTTGTGCAAGCTCTTAAGTGACGAGGTGCGCGGCTGTGAAGCTCGACGATTTCAAGCTTGAACTCGATCAACTTGAAGCTGCCGCGCTGGCGGCATTCAATGCTGCCGGCAGCGCTGAACCGCTGGAAGCCGCCCGCGTGGAATACCTCGGTGCCAAAAGCGGTCGGTTGAAGGATCTACAAAAGGGGCTGGGCGGCGTCGACAAGCCCGATAAGCCGGCCGCGGGCAAACGCTTCAACGAAGTCAAGCAATCCGTGGAAGCCGCGTTCGAAGCCGCACGCCGGCGCGCCGAGCAGGCGACCGTCTCCACGGGCACGTCCGCTCAGTTCGATCCGACCTTGCCCGGCCGCCGCCCGCGTTTGGGGCACCTTCATCCGCTGACGCAGACGATCGACGATCTGAAGCAGATCATGGGCCGGCTCGGCTTCAATGTGGCCGAAGGCCCGGAGATCGAAGACGAGTGGCACAACTTCGAGGCACTCAACATCCCCGGCGAACATCCGGCCCGCGATCCGCTGGAGAATTTCTATTTGGCCGCCGCGCAGACCTCGGCCGGCAAGAGTGGCTCGGCCCCGCCGATGCTGCTGCGCAGCCAGACGAGCACGGTGCAAATCCGCGTGATGGAACAAACACGGCCGCCCGTGCGTATCATTTCGCTGGGCCGCGTTTACCGGCCCGACACCGCCGACGCCACGCACTATCCCATGTTCCATCAAATCGAGGGCCTGTTGGTCGATCGTCACGTGACCATGGCCGATTTGAAGAGCGTGTTGCGGCTGTTCGCCATGAGTTACTTCGGCGGCGACGTCCACATTCGCTTCCGGCCGTCGTTCTTTCCCTTCACCGAGCCGAGCGTGGAGGTCGACATGAGCTGGCACGACCGCTGGATCGAAATGGGCGGCGCCGGCATGGTCGATCCGAACGTGCTGCGGGCGGTCGGCTACGATCCCGAGGAAGTGAGCGGTTTTGCCTTCGGTCTGGGCGTGGAGCGCGTCTGTGCCCGACGCCATCAGGTGACCGACATCCGCGAGTTCTATCGCAATGATGTGCGGTTCCTCGAACAATTCTAGTCAGCCGGGCTGCTCGAGCGCGCGGACCGCGTCGTTGAGCAGAGCGACAAACGGCGGCGGGTTGTAAAGACCCAGCAGCAGCACCAACGCCATGCACAACAAGATCGGCAGACCGGTGCCGATGCTGTCCTGGAAGCCGGCCGGCGCCGCCTCAGCGGAGGGCGACCCAAACGACATCGAAACCACCGTCACTCCCATGCCGATAAAGACCATGAAGAGCAGCAACACGAACAGACCTCCGGCCCAATAGTGTCCGGTGACAAACGTGGCCGAGAGAATCTGAAACTCACTGACGAACGGGGCGAACGGCGGCGACGCCGTGATGGCAAAGAAGCCCGCCAGGAACATCGCCCCGGAAAGCGGCAACCGCCGCAACACGCCGTGCAGATCGTCGGTGAATTTACTGCCGTAGGCGCGGTGGATGTTGGCGGCCGAGAGAAAGAGCACACCTTTGGTCAACCCATTGTGGACGACGTGCAGCAGTGAGCCAAGCACCGCCGTGCCGCCCACGCCGATGCCGAACACCAGAATGCCCATGTGCTCCACGCTCGAATAGGCCAGCAGCCGCTTCACGTCGCGCTGCCGGATCATGAACACCGCCCCCAGAGCCATCGAGAACATTCCGATCAACATCATGATCCGCTGCACGAAAGGAAGGTCATGCGCCACGGCGGCGATCTGATAGAACCGCAGAATGGCCAGAAACGCGCAACTGGTCAAACTGCCGGCCATCAGCGCGCCGAGAAGGCCCGGCGCCTCGCCGTAGGCGTCCGGCTTCCAGGTATGCATCGGCGCCAGGCCCATCTTCGTGCCATAGCCGACGAACAGCAGCACGAACGCGGCGTGCAGCCAGGGCAAGGAGAGGTGGGGGGCCTCGCGGACGAGATCGTCGAACAGCAGCGTCGCTTCCAGGCCGGCGTGGAGCGACGAGTAGGCGAGAAAAAACGAGCCGAGCAGCGCCAAGGCGATACCCACGGAGCAGATCACCAGGTATTTCCACGTCGCCTCCAACGACCGCCGGTTGTGATTGAAATAGATGCCGGGAGCGGTCGCGAGGGTCGTGGCTTCCATGGCCACCCACATCACGCCCAGATGATGCGACAGCACGATGAGCGTCATCATCGCTTGCGCCAACAGCAGGCAAGCGCAGAACACGCGGTTCGGCCGCTCCTGCCTCAGGGCCAGATAGGGCGGCGCGTAGAGCGAGCAGAGCACGAAAAAAAGGGCGTTGAATCCAAGAAACAGCTTGCTCAGCGGGTCGAGCGACAGCCAGCCGCCGAAGGCCGACACCTCGCCCTGGTCCAACGCCGCGGCGACCAGGCCAAGTTGAATCGCCCCCGCCAGCGGCACCAGCCAGGGCCGCCAACGGTTCGACGGTGTGGCGAACACCACCGCGGCGGCCAGGAGCGGACAGAGAATCAGCCAAACGGCCATCGGTCAGTCCCGCAGGGTTTTCAGGTGGGTGGGGCTGGCTTCGCCGAAGGCGCGGCTGACGTGGTTGATGATGATGCCCATCACGAACACGCCGACGAACAGGTCGAGCAGCACGCCCAGCTCGACGAGGCTCGGAATCGCATCCACCAGCAGCAGGCCGAAGATAAAGATGCCGTTTTCCAGCACGATGTAGCCCAGCACCTGCGTGAGCGCCCGCCAGCGCGTGGTAAGAATCACCGAACCTGCGAAGACGGTGGCCAGGGCGGCGGGCACCACGAGATTGCTGCTGTCATCGGCACGCAGCGGCAGCCGGGCGGCGAAGGCCATGGCCAGCACGGTGCCCACCGCTCCCACGAGCAGCGCCGGCACGATGCCGATGGTCGATTCCTCGTCGCGGCGGATATCCACTTCGCGGAGGGCCTTCAACAACAGCCAAGGAATCACGGCCCCTTTGACGGCGGCCATGACGAGGGTCAGAACGATCAGCCGCGGCACCGCCCATGCGTCGCCGCCGCCGGCCGCACTATCCGCCACTCGGCCTCCAAAATGCGCCACCGGGTAGGCCAGCGCCAGCAACACTCCCTGCAAAGCCACCGCCCGCACGACCGCACGCAATTGCGTCGACGTGAGGATGTACAGATTCATCAACAGCACGAGGACCAGCAGCGGATCGAGGGATTTAATCGTCATCTATGCATACGCGATGATGAGCACCAGCCCCAAGGCCGACAACACGACCGCGGCGATCAGCAGGTGCGGGAGCGACACCAGACGCAGCCGCGCCATGCCCGATTCGACGACGCCGACCACGACGGCGACCGCCAGCACGCCGGCCACAAAAACGACCCAGTCGACCAGGCCGACGCCCGTAGCCAGCGGCACCGACAGTTGCACGATGAGGGCCGCGAACACGAATAGTTTGACGGCCGCCCCGTAGACGATCAAGCTCAGGGCCGGCCCGCTGTGGTCGAGCACCATGACTTCATGAATCATGGTCAGTTCGAGGTGCGTATTGGGGTCGTCGAACGGAATGCGGCAGTTCTCGACGAGCAGCAGCACGAACCAGCTTGCCAGAATCAGCAGCATGCCGGCCCCGGCCGTTCCCCATTGGGCTTCGAGCGACGTATCGAGCATGCCCGCCAACCGCAGCGATCCGCTGATCTTCGCCAGCACCAGCAGGCCGAAAAACAACACCGGCTCCGCCAGGCAGGCATACGTCGCCTCGCGGGCCGACCCCATCCCTTCGAAGGCCGAGCCGGTGTCGAGCGCGGCCAGCACGGTGAAGAAACGCCCCAGTCCCAGCAGGTAGGCGAAAAGAACCAAGTCGCCCGTAAAAGACAAGGGGGCGTCGTGCTCTCCCAGCGGAACGATCATGGCTGCCAGCAAGGCCGTGGCCAGGCCGATCACCGGACCAAATTTGAACACCCAGGTCGTCGTCTCGCTGAAGACCGATCCCTTTTGCACCAGCTTCCACAGATCGTAGTAGACCTGCGCCAGCGGCGCCCCGGTGCGGCCGGCGAAGAACGCCTTGGTCTTGTTGATCACGCCCGGCAGCAGCGGCGGCAGGGCCAAGACCAGCAGAATGTGCAATAGAAAGTTGATCATATCTGGAGGATGGCCTTCCCAGGCCATCTCGTTGCTTGTTTTCGTGCTGGACGGCCTGGGAAGGCCATCCTCCGGACGTCGCATATTGACCTGAGCACGGCCTTAACTCCACACCAACAGGAGAATGAGCGTCGCGAAAATGTAGAGCAGGTAGACCTGGAGACTGCCGCGTTGCAGGACGCGAAACCGGGTGAAGAAGCGTGCCGCCCAGGCGAACGACGGCCCGATGCCGCGGTCGAGGACCGTTTCCGGCACGTGCGTATGGAAATCGGCCTGTTGCGGAAACAGGCCCTTGGGCCGGTGCTCGTGACGGCGGGGCAGCAAGGCCCAGGCGAAAAGATCGACGAGCATCTGAGCGAACGACGACGCCGTGTACTGCATCCGCGGCGACGGGGCCGCGAAGCCGCAGTCCCAAGTGAGGGTTGAGGCGACTTCGCCGCTGCGCAGCCTCTGCCGGAGGAAGACGCCGATCGCGACGGTGAGCGCGATCAGCGCCGCGGCCGCCACGCTGATCCGTCCCAGCGGCGCCAAGCTGACGAGCGGCTGCTCTGGGGCGGCCACGTTCACGGTCCATGCGCGGGCAGCTTGTTCGAGCCAGGGGGCGACGAGAACGGGCAGCAGCCCGATCGCGGCGCAGCACGTGGCCAGGATGCACATCGGACCGAACATCGTCACGGGTGCTTCATGCCCCCGCCGGGCGTGCTCCGACCGAGCGACGCCGAGAAACACCGCGCCGAACACTTTGGCGAAACAGGCGGCGGCCAGCACGCCCATCAGCGCCAGCGCCGGCGCGGCAAAGGCCGCGATCGGCCAGCCCGGCGATCCCTTCAGGCCCAGCGTCTTGAAGAGTCCCAAGTAGATCAACAGCTCGCTCACAAAACCGTTCAGCGGGGGCAGACCGCAGATGGCGACCGCGCCGATCAGAAACAATACCGCGGTGCGGGGCATGGGTTTGGCCAGTCCGCCCAACAGGTCGATCTCGCGTGTGCCGACGGCGTGGATCACCGAGCCGGCGCTCAAGAACAACAGCGACTTGAACAAGGCGTGGTTCCAAACGTGCAACAGGGCGCCGCCGAGGCCCAGCACGACCCACGAGACTTGTCCCAGCGATCGGCCGACCAGCGCCAGACCCAGCCCCAGCAGAATGATGCCGATGTTCTCGATGCTGTGGTAGGCCAGCAACCGCTTGAGGTCGTGCTGACCGATGGCGAACGCGACGCCAAGCACGCCGGAGATCACGCCCAGGCCCAGCACCAGCCCTCCCCACCACAGCGGCGGATGCGGCAACAGCGAGCCGATGCGCACCAGGCCGTAGATGCCCATTTTGATCATCACGCCCGACAGCAGCGCCGAGACGTGACTGGGCGCCATGGCATGCGCGCTGGGCAGCCAGATGTGCAGCGGCATGACGCCGGCCTTCGTGCCGAATCCCAACAGGGCGACGAGAAAGATGGCGGTGGCCAGGCCCGGCGTCGCCGCTTCGAGGCTGACGAAGTCGAACGTTCCGCTCACGCTCCACATCAGGGCGAACAGCCCGACCAGGCAGAGCGTGGCGAAGTGGCTGGCGGCCAGATAGATCCAGGCCGCCTCGCGCACCTGTTGGTCGTGGTCTTCGGTGGCGACCAGGAAGAAGGCGCTGAGGGCCATCGCTTCCCAGGCATAGAGAAACAGCACGCCGTCGCGCGCGACGACCAGCAGCGTCATCGCCGCCGCCAGCAGTCCATAGAACAGCGACAGCTTGCGATGGTTTTCCGGGTGTTCCGTGGCCTTCCAATAGCCGACGCCATAGACCGCCCCGCAGAGCGAAACGAGCAGCACGGGCAGCAGAAAAAACGCCGAAAGAAAATCGACGCCCACGGTCAACGTGCCGCCGGTCGGCGAGGGACAGGTCAGGCCTTGACCTACCGCGCCGGATAAGCGCCCCACGGCGCCGATCAACCCGCAGCCGCAGCCCACGATCACCAGCAGCGCCGCCAGGCGTTGGCCGAAGAACGAGCGGCGATCGAAAAAAAATCCCGGCACCCCGCTGACGGCGAGCAAGACGACGGCCGCGATCACCCATTGTTCGGCGTTCACGTCGCTATGATACAAGCCGGGCGACGGCCTTCCTAGTGCCGCGTGCCAAGAGTTGGTGGAACAGCAACAACCTACCAATGGAAGTGCAAGTGCGGCAGCGATTCTTGCAGACGGCCCGCGGCCTCGTCGGTCACCTGGCTCCCTTCGATATAAAGCGTTTCGAGTTGGTCGAAGCCGAGCAGCTTTTCCAGGCCGGCGTCGGTGAGGGGTGCGTTCTGCAGAATCAAGGCGGTCAAGTCGGGCATGCCGCGGACGCTCCCCAATGCGTCGTCGCCGATCTGACTGGCTCCGAATCGAAGCGTGCGCACGTGTTCCAGCGACGTCAGCTTTTTCAGGCCCGCGGAAGTCACCGCCGCGCTGCCGAAATTGAGCGTCTCCAATCGCCGCATGCCGAGCACCGGACCGAGCCCCTCGTCGGTGACGCTCGTTTCGCCGAGAACGAGCGTTTGCAAATCGGTCAGCCCGGCCAAGTGTCGCAGGCCCACGTCCGTGAGCTCCGTGTTTTTCAGCACCAGCTTGTGCAAGCCCGGCAGACCTTCGAGAGTGGCCAGATCGTCGTCGGCGACGGGTTGCGTCTCCAACTCGATTGAGTCGGATTTACCTTCCCGGACTCGCTCGATCTGCTCGGTCAGCGAATCTTCGGCTGGCGCGTCTTTGCGACTTGGTACGCTGGCCGACCGCGGCGCTGGCGGAGGTTCGCAACCGGCGATGAGCGACAATAAAACAAGGGCGAGCGGCAGGCGTGAGCGTGCCGCTGCGCGAGCCAAGCGAACACGACACTGCACGCGGTGGTCATTGCGGTAGCCGACATTCTTTTCCAACCAACTATTTCTCGATGCCAAAATCGCCGTCCCTCTGCCGCCAGACCGAGTGAATGTGATTGGCGGGGTTGCCGGCGCCGTCGGGCTGGTTGTTGCAGAATTCGATGACAAACGTCGGCCCCTGCACGCGGTAAGAATGGCCGATGCCCGGCCTGTCGGGTCCGGCCCAGGCAAAATAGACCTTCTGGATGCCGGCATCGCGCACCTCGGCCAACCGCTTCTGGCCGACTTCGGGCGTCATGTTTTCGGTGTACGCCTCCAACAGCGTCCACAGGATTTTAACCTGGTCGTCGCTCAGTTCGGTGCCCGGCAGGCCCTCGGGGCCGCTTTGCGGCGGCTGCGGCTGGGCGGCGCCGCGAATATCGGCGGGCGACTTGTCGGCAATCACGGCCTTGCCCCGCTGATCGGCGGTGAGCGACTTCAAAAGCTGGAAGGCCAGGTCTTCTTCCGCGTGCAGCACGCGCGTGCCCCGCGGCGGACCGACCTTCACGTCGCTGCGCACTTCGGCCGGGTTGGCGCCGTAAAACGTCGGCGTGACCGAGGCGATTTTGCCGGCGTCGACCACGAAATTCAGCGAAAGATGATGACCCTCGACGCTGAGGCCCCAGCGGTCCGACTCGCTGGGCTGCCCGAAGAGGGTGAAGTAGTAGCGTTCGGGGTCGCGGAGGGGAGAACCCTGCCGGCCTTTTTCCAGTTCGCGCAAGATGGCCTCCAGGCTCATGATGGTCTTGGCTTTGTCATAGCCGAGCTGGCTGACGGCACTGCGCAGCAGAGCGTGGGCCCGCTTTCGCTGCTCGCCG
This genomic window contains:
- a CDS encoding proton-conducting transporter membrane subunit, with product MNAEQWVIAAVVLLAVSGVPGFFFDRRSFFGQRLAALLVIVGCGCGLIGAVGRLSGAVGQGLTCPSPTGGTLTVGVDFLSAFFLLPVLLVSLCGAVYGVGYWKATEHPENHRKLSLFYGLLAAAMTLLVVARDGVLFLYAWEAMALSAFFLVATEDHDQQVREAAWIYLAASHFATLCLVGLFALMWSVSGTFDFVSLEAATPGLATAIFLVALLGFGTKAGVMPLHIWLPSAHAMAPSHVSALLSGVMIKMGIYGLVRIGSLLPHPPLWWGGLVLGLGVISGVLGVAFAIGQHDLKRLLAYHSIENIGIILLGLGLALVGRSLGQVSWVVLGLGGALLHVWNHALFKSLLFLSAGSVIHAVGTREIDLLGGLAKPMPRTAVLFLIGAVAICGLPPLNGFVSELLIYLGLFKTLGLKGSPGWPIAAFAAPALALMGVLAAACFAKVFGAVFLGVARSEHARRGHEAPVTMFGPMCILATCCAAIGLLPVLVAPWLEQAARAWTVNVAAPEQPLVSLAPLGRISVAAAALIALTVAIGVFLRQRLRSGEVASTLTWDCGFAAPSPRMQYTASSFAQMLVDLFAWALLPRRHEHRPKGLFPQQADFHTHVPETVLDRGIGPSFAWAARFFTRFRVLQRGSLQVYLLYIFATLILLLVWS
- the pheS gene encoding phenylalanine--tRNA ligase subunit alpha — translated: MKLDDFKLELDQLEAAALAAFNAAGSAEPLEAARVEYLGAKSGRLKDLQKGLGGVDKPDKPAAGKRFNEVKQSVEAAFEAARRRAEQATVSTGTSAQFDPTLPGRRPRLGHLHPLTQTIDDLKQIMGRLGFNVAEGPEIEDEWHNFEALNIPGEHPARDPLENFYLAAAQTSAGKSGSAPPMLLRSQTSTVQIRVMEQTRPPVRIISLGRVYRPDTADATHYPMFHQIEGLLVDRHVTMADLKSVLRLFAMSYFGGDVHIRFRPSFFPFTEPSVEVDMSWHDRWIEMGGAGMVDPNVLRAVGYDPEEVSGFAFGLGVERVCARRHQVTDIREFYRNDVRFLEQF
- a CDS encoding type II toxin-antitoxin system HicB family antitoxin; this translates as MLEPSRQTAHRCCILVSPEDGGYCVRAADLAGVVSEGDTVEEAVQNIKEAYAGAIESYLEHGDAIPWLVPPREPEEQEQCLWIDLDV
- a CDS encoding DUF3500 domain-containing protein, with amino-acid sequence MQSRKSLAALAVLLISSAGTLAAMNFRPAGADMTQAARDFLAGLSAEQRAAATMKFDDPARLDWHYIPKDKRKGLQVKHMDGEQRKRAHALLRSAVSQLGYDKAKTIMSLEAILRELEKGRQGSPLRDPERYYFTLFGQPSESDRWGLSVEGHHLSLNFVVDAGKIASVTPTFYGANPAEVRSDVKVGPPRGTRVLHAEEDLAFQLLKSLTADQRGKAVIADKSPADIRGAAQPQPPQSGPEGLPGTELSDDQVKILWTLLEAYTENMTPEVGQKRLAEVRDAGIQKVYFAWAGPDRPGIGHSYRVQGPTFVIEFCNNQPDGAGNPANHIHSVWRQRDGDFGIEK
- the rplT gene encoding 50S ribosomal protein L20 yields the protein MRSMKGAARTQAKKRLFRKVKGYVGGRGRLYRTAKETLARAGAYATRDRRARKRDFRRLWIIRLNAAVRERGLRYSEFINGLNKSGMELDRKMLSEMAIADPAGFDVVVAQVRQALAVG
- a CDS encoding NADH-quinone oxidoreductase subunit H, whose translation is MINFLLHILLVLALPPLLPGVINKTKAFFAGRTGAPLAQVYYDLWKLVQKGSVFSETTTWVFKFGPVIGLATALLAAMIVPLGEHDAPLSFTGDLVLFAYLLGLGRFFTVLAALDTGSAFEGMGSAREATYACLAEPVLFFGLLVLAKISGSLRLAGMLDTSLEAQWGTAGAGMLLILASWFVLLLVENCRIPFDDPNTHLELTMIHEVMVLDHSGPALSLIVYGAAVKLFVFAALIVQLSVPLATGVGLVDWVVFVAGVLAVAVVVGVVESGMARLRLVSLPHLLIAAVVLSALGLVLIIAYA
- the rpmI gene encoding 50S ribosomal protein L35, whose translation is MPKQKTHKATKKRFRLSANGKAMHRHAGTSHLAAGMSKKRRRNLRGTTAAAEVESKRVQTLLGKYSY
- a CDS encoding proton-conducting transporter membrane subunit, whose protein sequence is MAVWLILCPLLAAAVVFATPSNRWRPWLVPLAGAIQLGLVAAALDQGEVSAFGGWLSLDPLSKLFLGFNALFFVLCSLYAPPYLALRQERPNRVFCACLLLAQAMMTLIVLSHHLGVMWVAMEATTLATAPGIYFNHNRRSLEATWKYLVICSVGIALALLGSFFLAYSSLHAGLEATLLFDDLVREAPHLSLPWLHAAFVLLFVGYGTKMGLAPMHTWKPDAYGEAPGLLGALMAGSLTSCAFLAILRFYQIAAVAHDLPFVQRIMMLIGMFSMALGAVFMIRQRDVKRLLAYSSVEHMGILVFGIGVGGTAVLGSLLHVVHNGLTKGVLFLSAANIHRAYGSKFTDDLHGVLRRLPLSGAMFLAGFFAITASPPFAPFVSEFQILSATFVTGHYWAGGLFVLLLFMVFIGMGVTVVSMSFGSPSAEAAPAGFQDSIGTGLPILLCMALVLLLGLYNPPPFVALLNDAVRALEQPG